The genomic DNA CTTCACCCACAGTCACCCATAATATGGCATTCATGAGATACTAATATGTATTGCTATAATGGTTGAAACActgataaatgaaaatttataaaatattattaatattcaaaaaaaatgcGCCAATGTTactaatatttcaaaaaattacacGATCTCTCCCTTCCCTTGGTCCACTGACACCATGAAAATTCACTTTTAGTAAATTTCtaatatttctaattaataaattagcGATGGCTAGtcatcatctatatatacaatggttcaaatatttaaatagGGTACGATTATAAAAACTCTCTTGTATATATAACGGGTACAACACTTTGCCAGATTCTGCTATATGGCATCGGAGACTTTTCATATACTTGACAGATTGTTTCACTAGATTCTACCATTTGTCAGTCACTGCCATGTGACAACCATGTGGCACACTGACACATTGACATATTAATAAATTGCAAATAAATtactaagaaaatattttataaaaacaatttataaaatttataaaaaattcttatagtagtggaaatttaatttttttgacacatcaacatattaattaattaccaataactgatttataaaaataataaattactaatattatatgtaattgtgaaaatttacttttctagCTGGAGTAACAtagtaataaattataaaattattttataaaaaagtaaattacttatattataaaaattatatataactgtgaaattttacttttaaataaaGCTTGTAATGTATGTGGTAGCAATGGAAATTtacttttaattattgataGATCCTTTATTCACACACTCCCATGTCATTTTATTGAATTCCGGCATTTCACGTAAGACTTTCTATTTCAAGATAACTcgattttttacttttaaatttgaaattagtttttataaattcaatttacGAGAttaagcaaaaataaaaaaatgtaaacactcattttacttaattaatgtATTTTACGTAACACATTATATTTAATACAACTCAATTTTTCTACTTTTAaagttaaatattaatttttatgaatttaattTACGAAAGATTaactaaaactaaaaaatataaacgCCCGTGCAACATGTAGATTACATGGCTAAAGTGCTaatattttatctttattCTATCAAGTGCATGTCTCATTTAAGTATTCAGAAACCCAACCTAGTTGGGCTAACTCcaactctctttttttattctttcccTTGGATAAATGAAATGTCCTCATTTCAAGATTCTGTTATAATCTcctatataaaaataaattttgcatACTTTAATTTCACCTGATAGATGTTAAATATTGAAACTATTtacaatattttaatttaaaacaaattaaCTAAAACACATATGTGACAACCTATGCGATGCACCGGCTATATGACTAATATAGCTGATTCCTCCACTAACATGAAAAGTACAAATTAACCTTGAACATCCCCcgcaaatttttaatttgcaaaattaatagttaaaaaaattcgcaatcgatttcttctttttcgcAATGTTTTTAATTCTTCAATCattttccaaaaattaaaatattttttctttctttctttgtagGCATCGCCCAGAAGAATAAAAGTAAAAGTGTTTAGAAAAACCAcaaggaaaaattgaaaattggacaaaaaaaaaggaaaatggcaGGTAAtcccggaaaaaaaaagaatggttAGGAGGAGCTATGGTGGGTCTTGCTAATAGCCTCAAAATGCCTGGATTACTAAATagtattttcttatattttaaattttttaattgtgataataattaaaaataaaatacttttaaaaatattttaaaatatctaaaggatatttttatgattcaAATAAAACATAATACTTTTCTAATATCTTGATAAGATATAATTAGTTATATAATATTCAATAAATAACGAATTGAATTTTAGATTGTGATGaatattttatgataagaGTTTGATAATCTTTTATAGTGTTAAAAATTACATTCTATTTCGTGTAACGCACAGGTTCAATGACTAATTAACTAAAGGATCATTACATAGGAATGAAAAATCTGGACAAAAGAGGATCGgaaaaattgatattattgaattgcttttttttttcgatggaCATAGAGATTATTGGAAAAATGAGCAGTAAGTTAGGGAGGTTGATAGATAGAAAAATCAGAGACTATAATAAATACATTACTAGTTTTCAGTCCTGTGCATTTAATGGGTTTATTTACATGTAATAATTATTCACAATTTTTAAAGATGGATTTATTTCTTATAAAAGATAAGAAATTTCAacaattaatttctaattctgaacaataatttttcatacCTTAAACTTtagatttatttataatgGTTTAGTGACAACTTTTGTAATAGTATTTTGTGGCTTTTCCAttttaaatacttaatttaaatcttttgatattttttggttaaaaatgattttagaAACTTATACTTTAATTCTGCATATATGTGgaattatttagaaaaaatatatatgtggaattgtagatatatataatatgagaaCTTTATTGTATTGATATACttgtttatattttattcattataatatttatagcaTTTATTATGCGCATTAGTAATTTTATATAGTTTGTTTtactaaatatatagataaatatagatatagatgtgCTATAGTAGGTTAGTCAATACAAATAAGGTAAAATAAGATTATTAGGAATTATGTGAGGCAAATTACTTCAAGAGCCCTATTcaccctatatatatatatatacacacatatatacatattcccCCAATAAATATTAGAGGgctttattaatatattaaggTAAGTAAGATAATTATTGTATACATTACTACAAAGTACATACCTAATATACTTATATgcgaaagtttttttttctgtttttagaTATTCCAAAAGGTAAGTGGGTCTTGATTACGAACTAAGTCAGTCTACTAAGGAATAAAACTCTCTCGGCgtggattttcttcattcacaagactcaaatTCGAGAACTTACTTAATGGGAATAAGTGTTAAACTGCTTCAACCAACTCATAtcagtaaatatatatatatatatatattttaagtaaCGTATTTATAGTTTACATTCCCATTTCTGGTGctcatatatacacacatacagAGGCACGTTTGTATGGGAGTGCATCTCCATTATTATCCATAGAAAATGGGTGGGATTGGAAGCCATGTCAATGCCGTCCTCCTCTTTGCTCTTGCTGCACTGCTGATCTTCCAAGTTCATGCAGGTATAGATCGCAATTGATATTACATGACTACATATGATccttaaatatttcaatattctCTAAGAGTACATATATCAATACACATATTATGTATTATCTTACAGTCTGCTTAGTAAGTTCAATGAAATTCGCGATTTCAGCCTAATTTGGATGGTATGAGCATTctttcattaaattttaaagaaaagccTATATAACTCCCTctcgaaatatatatatatatatatatatatatatatatatatatatatatatatatatatattggtagGGAAGGGCCTATGCGTGCCTAGCAGAAGATATGAGAGGGAAAAACAAATGAGTATAGAAGTTCTACGGGtgaaaattgattaaaatatctttttgTTTCGCGTCGAGAGCGGTGTCACTTCATAATATATGTATTGGttcattatatatgtattgagAAGTGATTGGAGCACCCGGACCCTAAAAATCACTTCATTATAAAATTGGAGCAACCCAGGTCCTAAAAGGCAGACCCTTTTTACAAAACCTAATACCTTTTAGTTCCTTTCTCCAAAAATTAAacatagtaaaaaaaaaaaaaaacctcggACCCTAAAAATCTAAAAAGAATTATATGGAAGCAACTCTTTGaatttttgtaatatttttttctcttaatttctttgttttcttttttgaaagaTTACATGATGTACTTGACGAACAACCTCGGACCGGGAAAGGATCTGACCGCCCATTGCCGAAATGATAACATACGCGCCGGCATAAGGGATCTGGGCACTCATGTGCTAAAGTTCTCCCAAAACTTCACCTGGGTGTCGCCGCTCGATCCATGGCAAAACACGACATACTGGTGTGATATGACGAAACCGAATAGCGCCCGGGCCACCTTCAATATATACAACGAGACGAGGGATTTTGTACTGTGCACAGGTGCGGAATGCTACTGGAGGGTCGATGAAGATGCAATCTACATCCACGACAACCTGCATAAACACTGGGTGCTCCAATATCATTGGCCGCAGTAATTTGTGTTGCGGGAAATTGACATGATGCATCTGCTGCTCCAATGTCGTAAGCGATGTGGATTTCTAGCCAGAAAACGCAACCAAGGACGATGATGTCCAGTTAGGAAGTACAAGAATAATAGTGTTCCATGCGCCGTACATCATATGTGATCATTTCTTAAAAGTAAATTATTCACATTTTGTGAGTTGAAATGACTCGAACTTGATTAATGGGGGTCCATTGAATTTTCGAATACCTAGGCATGCACCAAAAAGATTATTCAcatttttgggaaaaaaaattgcttctTAAGACCAAGAAGAATTTTCAACTACTACTTTCAATATTTAACTACTAAtttttttacccaaaaaaagtaatattggataaaaaattagaaaaatttaaatggTTCAGTTAGGATATTGCTACTAATCAATTATTCTTACCgaatatctatctatctatgtaatatgtttaaggaaaaaaaattattcagcaaaaaaaaaaaggaaaaattatatttgtaaCTAACCCCGCTTTtcttaaagttaaattttattatttaaactaatataaaaggaaaataaaaccttctgtctaactttttttttaagattaaaAGAGATGCATATGGATATAGTACaattaaatagaaattctaatattAAAAAGGCACGGGTGGTCCcacaaaatatcaaatatgaaCCCTCTTAATTATCAGGTAAGAGAGTGCACAACTGCACTGTACTCTTATTTGATCTTTCGTCTGACTTTCTCCTTTCCAATTCATCCCCATTAGGTATACTTGACTTGATGAAAATGACTAAATTAGGATTAAAATAAGtaagataaaattaattataaaaattacctATTCACTCTTATAGTCCCTattgtttctctctctcctccctcatgtttcttttaaaataaatctctgagcaatttattataatttataataataattctattatatttattatgtaGTAATTAATATTGTAAATTAATTGAGGTAGCATATTCccagtatttttttaatttatagttgaatattaatttcaaataatatcgtaaaaaacaaataaatcatACTTTCTAATTGGTTCCGCACAAAGTGCGGGTTTGGTTCTATTATGTACATAAACTACTGAAAtctctcataatttcaaaatattgagATAACCTACAACTCTACTTTCTCAAAATCTCCTCCAATATCTCCCCTACTATATATGCATTTTGCTCGGTGAAGAAGGGGTCAAAgtctaaaatagaaaataaatacaaaGACGGGGAGTAAGGACTTCCAAAATATCTCCTAACAATAAATGGCTAAGCCCATAATTAGGAGCTACATCATGGACTCCAAGAGAATAATCAATAAACACTGAACAACCCAATCTGCATAGGAGTTTGCATTCCCGATAAGTATGTTTGAGCTCTATCTCCTAGTCACCATCAGAATAATTCCGCACTCTTAGAAAAAGACCCCGTAAGATCGAATTGGTGCTAATTGTGGACGTAATCAACTCCAACACAATGGCACTATAACATGACGGATGCCCGGAGACCACGCTAAATCAAGGCTAGAGATGACTCCCAACATTAAAAGTAATGCCAATATTCTACATAAATCCACTAATCCAATTACTTCTCTCATCACGGATTAATCTACCAACTTCTGTAAGTCCTGGATTACTTCGAAAAGCTCCATCCTTGTTGAGCTTGACCCATCCCTTACCCGGCTTAAACCAATTGATGTAACAACACTTCTTCTATTAGATTTCCATGAGCTTATACAGACCTGGCTCATATCCAATTAAAAGCTCAAGTttataagtggtggtacccaaatctcatagaaacccatggatattcttttatctttttcatgtgggattTTGTaactctcaacacccgccctcacgtgcaacgtgtggtctatttctgcctacacgttgtcacatGCCCTTAAATACCCGCCCTCAATAACtgacctcgagccgggcttATCTTCCGTGCTTGGGAGAGGGGGGACTAACATGAGGCGCTCTTTTTGGGATATTGCGTCGGCGTAATGTGAGCCCACGTAAACACGCAGGAAcgtaacccgctctgataccatattaaattttcatgtgTTTATACGGGCCTGGgctcatatccacttaaaagttcaaactTATAAGTAGTGGTACTCAAGTTTCATATAAACTCATAGATAttctttcatcttttccatgtgggattttGTAATTCTCAACATTACATCTTCATAGGTATATTTGCGGATTTTTAAGCAAGAGAACAAGCATGAATAAATTCCTGAGCAGTTCTAATGATGTACTGAGCAACATTAGCAAAAAAGATAAGTCAGTCTAGAGTAGAAGACACGGAGGAAGACATTCTTAAGTTGGACAGAAACCACTCATGCAAAGGCTCTGAGGGGAACTGGGCCATGGCCGAAGGGCTAATAAAACACGTTCGGAGGCTGCACGCGAAGGTGCAGTCCCTAAGCACATGAAGGTCCTTGACtatgtattttaaaaaaaaacaaaaacaagtTCTAAAAGAATTAATAGCTTGGGTCAAAAGCAAGCCTTGATTTTATGTAAACACGCGAGAACAACACTACAAGAAATTAACTCCACATGGACGGAAAGTTGGGACGGAATATTTTCAGTCCAATTTGGAACGAATTAGGGACGATTTTTTTGTCCATTTGTATCCGGAAAgaaaattatacaaataaCATGTATGGAATTATGGGCTGGTTTCCATCCCAAAATTGAAATCATAGACGAAAAAAATTCGTCCATAAATTTCGTCTCAATTATGGACGAATTATGGATGAACTCTCCACccataaaattagaaattttcttaatataacAATAAGATAGAGAAATtggaacaaaaaaatttcgtccccACAACTAGGATGGAATATTACGTCCTTAATTCCATCTATAACAAAGTAGATGGAAATTTTGGACTGACGCTTCCATCTCAAGCTCTTAGGATGGAAATTTTGGTTCGTGTTTCGTATCTATTGATGTTACTTTTTCACAGACCCaccatatttttctttatcgCAAATTTGCAAcgccttttatttttcttgagtTTTGGGTGGGTCTGTCCATGAGGAACCCGACTGACTCATCTCGGTCCGAATTTTGAACCCGACCcaaatttgagcccaactctTCCTCGAAAATCAATGCATTGGCCGCCATTAGTCTCCCATTTAGAGTGATGATGAATAATGGTGCATTCAAAATGGAGTTACGAATTAATTGTTTGGTTACATAATATAATCCAATTCTAttcattattcttttttcaattcaacaatcaTTGCTTCAACAAAATGGTGTTGTGTTGTTACCTTAGCACAGGCCCAAAATGTTCTTTCATACTCTGGGGTGTTGCCAAATTTCTTGATGAAGTTAGCAAAGATATGTCTGCAACAATATCTATGTGGTGCACCATGGCAAACTAACTCCAAAGCACTATCCAGTCCCTGCATCagaaatgaatgaattaatgCAAATAAGTTATCAGTAGGAAAACCTAAAGGATGTTATTATATTTCCATGTGAAGGACAAGATTGGTTACCTTTTGTCTATCATAAA from Punica granatum isolate Tunisia-2019 chromosome 2, ASM765513v2, whole genome shotgun sequence includes the following:
- the LOC116197623 gene encoding S-protein homolog 18-like; protein product: MGGIGSHVNAVLLFALAALLIFQVHADYMMYLTNNLGPGKDLTAHCRNDNIRAGIRDLGTHVLKFSQNFTWVSPLDPWQNTTYWCDMTKPNSARATFNIYNETRDFVLCTGAECYWRVDEDAIYIHDNLHKHWVLQYHWPQ